A segment of the Caldalkalibacillus thermarum genome:
TTGTTGTGTGGCATTACGGGAAGAGGGCCAAACATTTAAACGGCCGTGTTTTGGACAGTTCCAAGGCCAAACAATTTCATTTGCAAAGGGAATCCCTCTATGCCGAAGGATTCGATTACACCCTTGCTAATGAAGTGACCACTGAACTGATCAACCGGTTTGTTGTCTATGACAAACGACAAACCGGCAGACAGCGGCATCTCTTTTTCGGCGCTGCAACAGCGGAGGGGGTTGTGCACTTTATTGACCAGCTGACAGAGGGGGTTGAAGTACGGATCATTATCAAAGGAAGGCCGGGATCGGGTAAATCGACCATGCTGAAGAGACTGGCCCAAAAAGCAGAGGAGCAAGGCCTGGAGGCAGAGGTGTATCACTGCGGTTTTGATCCCAACAGCTTGGATATGGTCATTCTGCCCCAATTAAAGGTGGCCATTGTGGATGGTACCGCTCCCCATGAGTTGGAGCCTGACAGGCCTGAAGATGAGATTGTAGATATGTACACCTGTTGCTTTACCAAGGATATTGACCAGCTTTACGCCTCTGAGTTACAAGAATTGGGCACCTTGTACAAAGCCCATGCCAAGCAGGGCATTGGCTGCTTGGCTGAGGCGAGAAAATACAGAGAAGAATTAAGAGAGATTTATCAGCAGGCAATGGACCATGAGCTGGCCAACCGGAAACTGGAGTGGCTGTCCCGCACCCTTTTAAAGGTTTCTTGTTCATGATATAATTTCTCAGTGGGACCATACTGATTGACCCTGTACTCATACCAGCAAAAGGAGAAATGGATCTTGAACCGCGAACGCCGTTCCATGAATGTCTCCCGCACTGTTCTGACCAAGATTGTTTTGCCTGGAGACACGAATAATCATAATACATTGTTTGGCGGCTTATTGATGAAGTATATTGATGAAGTGGCGGCCATTGCCGCAAAACGCCATACCCAACGGGATATTGTGACAGCATCCATTGACGGGGTTCATTTTCACAAGCCTATTTTAAGCGGGCATATTGTCACCCTTGAAGCATACGTTTCCTCTGTGGGTCACACTTCTGTGGAAGTGTTTGTCAAGATTATGACCGAGGATTTCCGCTCAAACGAACAAACGATAGCGGCCACATCATTTTTAACCTTTGTAGCCCTTGATGAACATGGCAAGCCGGCCCCGGTGCCTGAGGTCTATCCTGAGACAGAGGAGCAAAAGTTTGTGTTCAAGGACCGCCATGCCCGGCGGGAGGCAAGACAGAAGAAGCGTATTGAAACAAATAAACTGATTAAAGCCCTTGGATCATAACCGTCCAAGGGCTTTAATTCATAAACACAAAGCTAGGCTATGTGAAATAACGGATCAAATTTCCTCAGGGGCCTCGATGGTCAGCATAGACAAGCCGTGTCTGAGAACAAGGGCAATTTTGCGGCACAGAGCGAGTTTGGCCCGCTGTTCGTCCTGATCATCCACAAAAATGCGTTCTTCGGCATAGAAGCGGTTAAACAGCTGACAGAGATCCAGCAGGTACTTGGCGATCTGGGAGGGGTCATCTTTTTTCACTGTTTCCACCAAGACAGAGGGATATTGATACAATGTATAGATAATTTCCCATACTAAGGGTTGTTCATAGAAGGGATGGGGGACAGGTTTGATCTCCATATCCCCTGCACGGCGCAACAGGCTGCAAATTCTTGCATGGGTGTACTGGACATAGGGCCCCGTTTTTCCTTCAAAATTGAAGGCCTCGTCCCATTTAAAGTTTACTTCACGGGTACGGTGCTGCTTGAGATCGTTAAAGACAATGGCACCGATGCCAACCGCTTTGGCAACTTCAGCTTTGTTGGGCAGGGTGGGGTTCTTTTGGTTAATAATCTCTTCCGCTTTCTTGATGGCTTGCTCAAGGACTTCGTTGAGCAGCACGCCTTTGCCCTTGCGGGTGGAACCAATTTCCCCCTCAATTTTCATAACCCCGAAGTCGATGTGATGGCAGCGCTTGGCGAACTCATAGCCCATCCGCTCCAAAACGGCAAACACTTGTTGGAAATGGAGGGATTGACGCTGATCGACCACATATAAAATTTTCTCCGGATTGAAGCGCTCGTAGCGGTACAGGGCTGCTGCGATATCCCTGGTGGCATAAATGGAAGCCCCGTCACTCTTTTTAATAATGCAAGGGGGAATATTGTAATCATCCAGGCGCACCACCAGCGCCCCTTCACTCTCTTCCAGCAACCCTTTAGCTTGGAGCTCTTCTATAACTTCCTCCATTTTTTCCCCGTAATAACTTTCTCCCAGATAGTGGTCAAAAGTGACGCCCAGCAAACGGTAAATCTTTTCAAATTCTTTTAAGCTCTCCTCTTTAAACCATTGCCAGAGACGGACAGCTTGCTCATCGCCGTCTTCAAGCTTTTTAAACCAGAGCCGCCCTTCTTCTTCCAACTCGGGATTTTTTTCCGCCTCTTCATGAAACTTCACATAAAGATGTACCAGTTCCGTGAGGGGATCAGCCTTGATTTTTTCATCGTCACCCCATTTAAAATAGGCGGCTAAAAGCTTGCCAAACTGGGTTCCCCAGTCCCCGAGATGATTCATACGCTCCACTTGGTAGCCCAGCGCAGCATAGGTATTGGCCAGGGCCTGGCCAATCATGGTTGAACGGATGTGGTAGAGTTTAAAATGTTTGGCAATATTGGGAGAGGAATACTCAACCACCACGGTTTTGTTGGCCCCGATTTGATAATCGGCCAGTTGATCCCTGACACTTGAGGCCAGCACTTGTTCAGCCAGCTGCTGACGGTCGAAAAAGAAATTGAGGTAAGGACCTGCTGCTTCCACTTTTGAAAAACCTGCTGCAGCCAGGTTTGCTGCTGACAGTTTGCCGGCCAATTCTCCTGCAATCAGGGCTGGTGACTTTTTGAAGTGTTTAGCCAATTGAAAACAGGGAAAAGCGAGATCTCCCTGCTCTCTGGAAGGGGGCGTCTCCAGCACGGAGAAAATCTGTTGCTCATCTAAATCAAGAAGCGGTTTTAAGAGCTTGACAACTTGTTTTTTCATGTTCGTTTGCCTCCTAAACTTTAAAACCCCTCGCCTGAGTCATGGCAAGAGGTTGCATCATCTGCTATGTAGCGGACTAGAGCGGTTCGCTTCCTATTATACTGAACTGAATGCACCAAAATCAAGTCTACTGGTTCATTGGTTGTTCTAAACTGGCCAGATTCAGCATAGATTAACTAGTGTTTACGGGATTGTTCGACAACGAATGTCGCCCTTTTTTGCTAAAAAAAGTGTGAGAGAGATGGCAATATTCAACAGCTTCTGAACAAAAGTTAAGCTATACTGGATTCATCTTGGTTTAAGGGAGACCGGACATGCAGCTGTATCTGGACCTGATCTGGTTCTTAAATTTCTGCATTGATTATTTGCTCCTCTGGTTAACGGCCGTCTTACGGAAACTGGAATGTAAAAAATGGAGATTGGCTCTGGCTTCGTTTCTTGGATCCAGTTATGTTTTGTTCCTATTTGTTCCTCCTTTGCAAAGCTATTATACCTTCTGGATTAAAATGCTCTTTTCTGTTGTCATTGTTTATGTTGCCTTTGGATTTGGCAGCATGCAAAGATTTGTCAAATCTTTTTTTACATTTTACTTTGTTTCGTTTGTCAGCGGCGGAGGCCTCTTGGCCGTTCATTATATTTTGCAGAGCAATCACCAGCTGCTAAAGGGCATGGTGGCTACCCAGTCTGGCGGATACGGAGACCTGATTTCCTGGCTATTTGTTGCTGTTGGTTTTCCAATTATGTACTGGTTTAGCCGCAGCCAATGGCAGTCTATTGAACGGACAAAATTAAAGGAACAGGTGCTCGTCCAGGTTCAAGTGAAAGTCGGTGGTCAGCATGTGAACTGTCAAGGGCTAGTAGATACAGGAAACCAGCTGTATGAACCGTTTACAAAAAAACCGGTTATGATCATGGAGGCAGAGGTACTGAAGGCGGTGATGCCCCGCAAGCTGTTAGAGGCAGTTCAGGAAGGCAGGGCGGTATATGAGTGGGATAAGCTTGAGGTTCCCAATCTCTGGCTGGCACGCCTGTCATTGATTCCTTACCGGGGGGTGGGTCAGGGGATGGAGATGATGCTGGCCTTTAAACCGGATGAAGTGACCATTATCACCTCTCTAGGGTGCTTTCAAACCAAGCAGGTCTTAATCGGCATCAATGACCAGCCGCTGGCTGCCGACGGTTTGTTTCAGGCCATCGTTCATCCAGATCTTATTGGTTCGGGTCAAAAGACAAGGACACAGTTCAGGGAGGCGATAAAATGCTGATAACAAAAATTAAAATGACCTTGATGCTGTTTTGGTATCGTTTGCTGTTGTTTTTGGGGATTAAAGCCGAAGAGATCTACTATATTGGAGGAAGCGAAGCCTTGCCTCCACCGTTGACCCGTGATGAAGAAGAGCACTTATTATCCAAATTATCGACTGGAGACCGGGCTGTACGGGCCATGCTGATTGAGCGTAATCTGCGCTTGGTGGTTTACATTGCCCGCAAGTTTGAAAATACGGGAATCAATATCGAAGACTTAATCAGCATAGGCACCATCGGCCTGATTAAGGCGGTCAACACCTTTGATCCGGATAAAAAAATTAAGTTGGCCACCTATGCATCCCGTTGCATTGAAAATGAAATTTTGATGTTCCTGAGGCGGAATAACAAGATCAGAGCTGAAGTTTCATTTGACGAACCGCTCAATGTGGATTGGGACGGCAATGAGCTTCTATTGTCTGATGTGCTGGGGACCGACAATGATACCATCCATCGCGGTATTGAGGAAGAAGTGGAAAAGAAATTGTTGCACAAAGCCCTGCACAAATTATCCGAAAGGGAAAAAACAATTATGGAATTGCGCTTTGGTCTAAGAGACGGAGAAGAGAAAACACAAAAAGACGTGGCTGATATGTTGGGGATTTCCCAATCTTACATTTCCAGGCTGGAAAAGCGTATTATTAAGCGGTTGCGGAAAGAATTTAAAAAAATGATGTGAAAAAACGCCTCTTTTTCCCCTTCAAAAGCCAATGCATATTTTTTCCCTCCTAGGGGATACTTAACACTAACTTAGCTCCACTAGGAGGGAACAGCAGAATGAGCAGACACAAAGTTGAGATATGTGGAGTGGATACCTCTAAACTGCCTGTACTGACTAACAAAGAAATGAGGGAACTGTTTAAGCAAATGCAAAACGGGGATTACTCAGCCCGGGAAAAACTGATTAACGGCAATTTGCGCCTTGTTTTAAGCGTGATCCAGCGTTTTAACAACCGGGGGGAATATGTGGATGATCTGTTTCAAGTCGGTTGTATCGGACTGATGAAGTCGATTGATAATTTTGATCTCAGTCAAAACGTGAAGTTTTCCACTTATGCTGTTCCGATGATTATTGGTGAAATCCGCCGCTATCTGCGTGACAACAATCCCATCCGTGTCTCCCGTTCGTTGCGGGATATTGCCTATAAAGCACTGCAGGTGCGGGATCAGCTCACCAATGAGCATTCCCGAGAGCCCACAGTACAAGAAATTTCAGAAGTATTAAACGTTCCTAAGGAAGATGTGGTCTTTGCCCTAGATGCGATACAAGATCCTGTCTCTTTGTTTGAGCCGATATACCATGACGGGGGAGATCCCATTTTCGTTATGGACCAAATCAGTGATGACAAAAACAAAGATTATCAGTGGGTGGAGGAAATTGCCCTTAAGGAAGCGATCCACCGGCTGAATGAAAGGGAAAAGGCCATATTATCCATGCGCTTTTTTGAAGGAAAAACACAGATGGAAGTGGCCAATGAAATTGGCATCTCCCAGGCCCAAGTGTCACGTTTGGAAAAAGCAGCGATTGCCCAAATGCAAAAATACGTGCAGGTGAATTTGTAAAAGTTTCATGCCCTGGTCATTTGGACGAAGAGTAAACGGGGTAAGCCAATCATATGCTTCAGGCCGCTAACATTGAGTGTCTGGCGAGACCGCTTCGGCCAGTCAATCAATGGTTGGCGGCCGTTATTTTTTAGTGGACTTTTTTCTTTTAGCCTCATATACATAAAACATAAAAGTGTGCTTCAAGTAAAACCTCGTGTGGGTGGGGACGCCAATGATTAAGATATCTGAACTGCAAACCAAGGATGTGGTGAATATTGCAGATGGAAAAAATTTAGGAGCTGTGTATGATTTGGAGATCAATTTGCAACATGGGCGAATCGATGCCATTATTTGTCCTGGCCCCGGAAAGTTTTTCGGGTTGTTTTCCAATGGGAAAGACATTGTCATCCCCTGGCGTAACATTATAAAGATAGGCAGTGATGTGATCCTGGTGAAGCTGGATTCCTCCCAATATGACTTAGAGGAAGAAAAGGAAGGCCAAGCCTCTAACCCTGAACCCCCAGTTTACCGCCCGTATTCCCAGCCATAAGTCACCTTTTGCTGCGGGACAAGCGCTGGTGAAGACTTTTTACTCTGTATCTATTGAGCATTTGACTATATTTTTATAAGATAAGGTTAAAAGGAGCGTCGCTGAAATGACCACTCAGGAGGTTTTCGCTTTTTACACTGACCATTTCTTGATACCAACAGGCTGGACCACAGACTATCCCTGGCTGGTGGCTGGCTTTACCACCCGGAAAGGTGGGGTCAGCCAGTTTCCTTTTTCTTCGTTCAATTGCGCCCTTCATGTGGGAGATTCTGTACAAGCAGTGCTTGCCAACCGCCAGCGTCTGGTTGAACAGCTGGGGTTAACCCTAGACGACATGGTGTGTGGTGAACAAGTGCACGGTGTCGAACTATACTATGTGCGCCCTGGTGATAAAGGGAGGGGCAGCCGCACGCGTGAAAGCGCCATTCCAGGAGTTGACGGGTTGTATACCGACTATCCTTCAATCCTGTTAACTTCTTTTTATGCTGACTGTGTGCCGTTATATTTTATCGATGTTCGTCTTAGGGTGGTCGGGTTGGCCCATGCCGGCTGGAAGGGAACTGTCGGCCAGATCGGCCCCAAAATGGTCAGGCGCTGGAAGAAACAATTTGGAAGCCGTCCCCAAGACATCAAAGTGTTGATTGGGCCGTCTATCGGCGGCTGCTGTTATGAAGTGGATGACCGGGTCATTAGCGCCCTGGAGCCACTGAAGGGCTGTTTCACAGACGAGGTCATTCTTCCTAAACCCAACGGCAGATATATGTTAGATCTGAAACAGCTTAATCATGATTTGTTAAAGCAGGCAGGGATTCCCCAAGCCAATATTGAGGTGTCGGGCTGGTGCACCAGTTGCCGGACGGATTTGTTTTTCTCTTACCGTAAAGAACAAGGCCGAACAGGCCGCCTGGCTAGTTTTATTATGATCAAGTAAAGCGATGTGGTCAGAGTCACGAGAGGAGGGTTCGCACTTGAGTATTTATGATCGATGGTTAAAAGTGAGGGACAATATTGAGCGAGCCTGTGCCAAGAGCGGCCGCCGCCCGGAAGAGATTACTGTGGTGGCGGTCACTAAATATATGTCCCTCGAACAGATGCAAGAGGTTTTTGACGCTGGCCTCGAACATGTAGGTGAGAATAAAGCACAGGATGCGCTTAAAAAATGGGAACAATTGGGTCACCGGGGGACCTGGCATTTCATTGGCCATTTGCAATCCAATAAGGTGAAATATGTGATTGATAAATTCCGTTACATTCACTCCTTGGACAGGCATTCTTTAGCCAAAGAAATTGAAAAAAGGGCGTCCAGGCACGGACTCTCCATCCCTTGTTTCATTCAAGTTAATGTTTCTGGAGAAGCATCAAAGCACGGGCTTCACCCGGAAGAGGTGGAAAGCTTCATTGAGGATTTGGTTGAGTTTAAGCACATTATCCCCATTGGCTTAATGACCATGGCGCCGCATGTGGAGGACCCTGAACAAACCCGGCCTGTTTTTGCCCGGTTGAAGGAATTGCAACTTCGTTTACAAGGCAAAAAGTATCCCCATGCCCCATTAACCGAATTGTCTATGGGGATGTCCAATGATTACACCATTGCTGTGGAAGAAGGAGCCACTTATCTCCGTTTAGGTTCTTGTTTAATGGGAAGATAATCAGTATCCTATATGAGGGGGTACATACATAGGTGTGGGCATACCAAGATCATTCGTGGCAACAGTATGAGGAAATGAGGTGATGAAATGAAATCCTTTTTGATTGAATTTGTCAACACATTTTTCTTTGTCTATACCCTGATGATGTTTATTTACATTTTGATGTCCTGGATTCCCAATTTACGCCAGTCTGCCTTCGGTGAATTACTAGGCAAGTTTGTGGAGCCCATCCTTGCCCCATTCCGTAAAATTATTCCACCCATCGGTTTTATTGACATTTCTCCTATTGTCGCTTTTATTGCTCTGCGGTTTGCGCATAACGGCGCATTAGCCTTAATTGACATGCTGTTGTAAGGAGCCCTTGCTATGGAGCAGCTGGAACAGCATTTCCGTCCTGAAGAGCGCCCCTTTGTGGAACGGATGGCCGAGTGGGCCGAACTTGTCAGAGAGCGCCATCACCCTCGCTTAACCCCTTTTTTAAATCCCAGGGAGCAGCTGATCATTCGCTCCGTAGTGGGACATGCACCGGATGTGAAGGTCAAATTGTGGGGCGGATTTCAGCAGGCAGAGCGTAAAAGGGCATGGATTATTCCCGACTATTTGGATGTCACCTGGGATGAATTTCAGCTGGCATTGCTTAACATTAAAGCCAGTCAGTGGGTAAACGTCACCCATCGGGATGTCCTCGGCTCGCTGTTAGGATTGGGGCTGAAACGGGAGGTTGTGGGTGATATTTTGATCACACCTGAGACCATACAGGTGATTGTAGTCCAGGAAATGGAGGAGTATATCCGGTTGCACCTCACCCGCATCGGACGCCACCAAGTCCAGGCTGAAAAGGCAGATTGGTCGGCTTTAACTGTCCCAGAAGAAGAGTGGCAAGCGGTCACTGCTATTGTCAGTTCCCTGCGTTTGGATGTGATTGTCGCTGAATGCACCCGGCAATCACGGACCAAAGCCGTTCAACTGATCGAATCAGGCAGAGTGAAGGTCAATTGGAAAGTGGAGGACCGTCCCGCAGAAGTGCTTAAAGAGGGTGACACCATTTCCATCAAGGGCTATGGACGCTTTTTATTTCAAGAGATTGACAGAAAAACACGAAAAGATAAATTTCGCATTCACCTCGGCTTTAAAAAATGACAGGTGAGCAGGATTTTTGCTCAATCTGTCGAATAAAGTAAGCAAAACAGCAACACCTAAATAAAGATGTGGAGAAGGAGGGGGCACATGGGCTTAACGCCGTTGGACATTCATAATAAAGAATTTAAACGGGTTTTCCGAGGTTATGATGAAGATGAAGTGAATGAGTTTTTGGATTTGGTGATCAAGGAATTTGAGATTTTAATCCGGGAGAAAAAAGAACTAGAAGAAAAAGTGGCTGAAGCGAACGAAAAACTGAGTCACTTCAACAACATTGAAGAAAGCTTGAGCAAAACGATCATCGTTGCTCAGGAAACGGCAGATGAAGTGAAAGCAAATGCCAAAAAAGAGGCTGAATTAATCATTAAAGAAGCAGAGAAAAATGCTGACCGGATTATTAACGAAGCTTTGGCCAAATCCCGTAAAATCGCCATGGAAGTAGAAGAATTAAAAAAACAGGCTTCTATTTTCCGAACCCGTTTCCGCACTTTGTTGGAAGCCCAGCTGGAGATGCTGGAAAATGATGATTGGGACAAGCTGGCCAAAAGCGAGTATAACGAATTGGAAGAGCGGAGGGTATCCCCTTAAATCTTTACATCTTCATGTTCAGACCTATAAATGGCAGGTTGTTTGCTTCTGAAAACGGGCTTGATTCGGGGTTTACTTATGTTTAATATTGACTATAATAAAGTATAAAAAACATGATAGACATGAAAAACGATGAACAGGAGAGTAAATAACCAACGTTTTCTCTAGCGAGCCGGGGATGGTGGAAGCCTGGCGAAAACGGGTTATTGAAGATCACCTGGGAGTTGGCCCACTGAACGTGGAGTAGGTGTGGCCGGAGTGATTCACCTTACGAATCCAGAGTGAACGCAATGCTTTAGAGGTCTTATTTGTTTTTTTCTTGTGTGATGTGATGGGGAGGATTGCGTTTACTAGGGTGGTACCGCGAGAAGCCTCTCGTCCCTAGACGGATGGGAGGTTTTTGTTATTCTGCTGCTCATCCCGTGCTTGTGTCGTGCCAATTAACTGCTCTGTCCCTTACATTTAAATAAGGAAAAACAGGAGGGATTAAAACCAATGGATTACCGTGAGACCCTGCAAGTCATGAAAACAGACTTTCCCATGCGGGCCAATTTGCCCAAACGGGAACCGGAGATTCAAAAGTGGTGGGATGAGATTGATATTTACCGCAAAGTACAGGAACGCACCAAAGGGCGTCCCACTTATATTCTTCACGATGGTCCGCCCTATGCCAACGGGGATATCCATGTGGGCCATGCTCTGAACAAAGTGCTGAAAGATATTGTGGTCCGCTATAAATCGATGACAGGTTATCATGCCCCGTATGTACCTGGCTGGGATACCCATGGTTTACCCATTGAACATGCCGTCATTAAAAACGAAAAAGTGGACCGTAAAAAAGTGGGTATCATTAAGTTCAGACAGCTTTGCAAACAGTATGCGGAAAAATATATCAACCGGCAGCGGGAACAATTTAAACGACTTGGCGTGCGTGGGGATTGGGATAATCCATACATTACTTTCCAGCCCGAATACGAGGCCCGGCAAATCAAAGTATTTGGGGAAATGGCCAAGAAAGGATACATCTATAAAGGACTAAAACCGGTCTACTGGTCACCGTCATCCGAATCTGCCCTGGCCGAAGCTGAAATCGAGTATAAAGACAAACGCTCTCCCTCCATCTATGTGGCCTTTAAAGTGAAAGATGGCAAAGGTAAGCTGGATGAGGATACGGAAGTTGTGATCTGGACGACCACGCCGTGGACCATCCCAGCTAACCTGGCTATTGCTGTGCATCCCGAGTTTGAATATGCCCAGATTCGCGTGAAAGGTCAAAAATATCTGGTGGCCAAGGGATTGTTGGAGCAACTGGAAAAAGAACTGGAATGGGAAGGTTATGAGCTGCTCAAGACTTTTAAAGGGGAAGAATTAGAATATGTGATCACCCGTCATCCGTTGTATGACCGTGAATCCCCTGTCATTTTGGGCGAGCATGTGACACTTGAATCTGGTACAGGCTGTGTCCATACAGCTCCAGGCCATGGGGAAGAAGACTTTTATGTGGGGCAGAAATACAAATTGGGTGTTTTAAGCCCCATTGATGACCGCGGTTACTTTACTGAAGAAGCCCCAGGGTTTGAAGGACTGTTCTACGATGAGGCCAACAAAGTGATTACCCAGAAGCTGGATGAAGCAGGGGCTTTATTGAAGCTCTCCTTTATTACCCACTCTTATCCCCATGACTGGCGGAGCAAAAAGCCCGTTATTTTCCGGGCTACTGAACAATGGTTTGCCTCCATTGACGGGTTCCGTGAACAAATGCTGGAGGAAATCAAGAAAGTCAAATGGGTGCCAGCCTGGGGAGAAACCCGTATTTACAATATGGTCCGGGACCGGGGAGACTGGTGTATCTCCCGCCAGCGGGTTTGGGGTGTGCCCATTCCCATTTTCTACTGTCAAGAGTGCCATAAAGAAATTATTACTGATGAAACGATTGAGCATGTTTCCAATATCTTTCTTAAAGAAGGTTCTGATGCGTGGTATGAGAAAGAAGAGCAGGAGCTCTTGCCGGAAGGGTTTAAATGTCCCCATTGCGGTTCAACCTCATTTAAAAAAGAAATGGATACCATGGATGTCTGGTTTGACTCTGGCTCTTCCCATGAGGCGGTGTTGAAACAAAGGGAAGATCTCACTTGGCCGGCTGACCTCTATCTGGAAGGCACTGACCAATCCCGGGGGTGGTTCAACTCCTCTCTGTCTACGTCTGTGGCGGTAAATGGCCAGGCACCCTATAAAACCGTGCTGGGCCATGGTTTTACCTTAGACGGGGAAGGGCGTAAAATGTCCAAATCCCTAGGGAATGTGATTGTTCCCCAAAAGGTCATGGATCAGCTGGGTGCAGACATCTTGCGTTTGTGGGTCTCTTCCGTTGAATATACACAGGATGTGCGTATCTCCGATGAGATCTTGAAACAAATTGCCGAAGTGTATCGCAAAATCCGCAACACCTTGCGCTTTATGCTGGGTAACTTGGCCGACTTTGACCCTGAGAAGGACCGGGTTGCGCGGGAAGATTGGTCGGAGCTGGACCGCTTTATCATGTTGAAAGCCCAGCAGGTGTTAAAAAGAGTGCACCAGGCTTATGAGGATTTCCAATTCCACAATGTGTACACTACGATCCATAATTTTTGCACGATTGAATTGAGCGCTTTTTACCTGGATGTGTCCAAAGACTTATTGTATACAGAGGCACCCCCATCCACAGCACGCCGGGCAACGCAAACGGTGATCTATGACATTTTAACCATGTTGGTTAAATTGCTCACGCCGATCATACCCCACACAACCGAGGAAGTGTGGAAGTTTATTCCCGGCGTTCAGGAAGAAAGCGTGCAGTTGACAGACTTCCCGGAAGTGGATGAGTCTTACTTTGATGAGGGGTTGGAACAAAAGTGGAATGCGTTTATGAAGGCCAGGGACGAAGTGCTTAAGGCGCTTGAAGTGGCCCGTAAAGAAAAAGTGATTGGCTCATCACTCGGCGCTAAAGTGCATATTTATCCGGATCAAGCCAACTACGAATTATTAAAACAGTTTACGAACCTGGACAAGTTGTTTATCGTTTCTCAGGTCAACCTGCATGGGCACGAAGACAAAGCGCCTGACAATGCCCTTAGCCTGGAAGGCATGAAGGTGCATGTGCAACCAGCAGAAGGTGAAAAATGTGAACGCTGTTGGGTGGTGACCCCTGATCGGGGACAGGATGAGCAACACCCCACCCTTTGCCCGCGCTGTGCCAGCATCGTGAACGAACACTACCAACATCTCATTCAGGCTTAAAAAAGCTGGACTGTCAAACGTCAGTGAAAATGTCATATTAATTCGTCAGTAAAAATGTCATATTGATACCTTCATCCCTTGCACAAGACTAGCCTGTTACGCTCACGAAATCAAGGGTAAAGGCTTTCGCCCTCGTTGCACTCGCCCTTGATTTCGTTCGCTGCTCAGGCTGTATGGTCATTAAGGGATGAAGGTCCCTGTATCAGCTTGGCGCTGTCTGACTACACCTCGCAGTCTCTGGTGCTTCTTTTGGGTTAAACAGTGGTTTCCGCCAAGGATGATTTTCGTCAGGCTTATGGGGCTTTCGCTCTGAGCCCGCTTTTTGTTTTGACGGGGCAGCCTGGCGTTTAGGTTTAGGTATTTCCTTCAACGCATAGGCTTTGCCCTTGTACCACAAAAAGAGTCTTCCATCCAGTGTCTGACGCACCTCTACGCGTGTTTTGGGCGGAATAACGGTTTTCTGGCTGTCCTCAGCAACAACATAGGTTTTGTGATCAAAGGACAGTGTTTGTCCCGTTCCTAAGGTACGCCAATGACGGTAGCATAAAATCAGATCTAAATCTGGTTGGTTTTGTTCCAGCGGAACAAAAGCGCTATGGGGATCAGTCGGTTCAACAGCAAAAGCTTTGTTGTGTTCCTCGATTAACTCGGGTAAGACACGATTGGCTTCCTCAATGGAATCCACTCCACGAAGACGTAATTCAACAATCCAGCGGTCCTGGAGTGTTTCAAACAGCCGTTCTATCCGTCCCT
Coding sequences within it:
- the argS gene encoding arginine--tRNA ligase; its protein translation is MKKQVVKLLKPLLDLDEQQIFSVLETPPSREQGDLAFPCFQLAKHFKKSPALIAGELAGKLSAANLAAAGFSKVEAAGPYLNFFFDRQQLAEQVLASSVRDQLADYQIGANKTVVVEYSSPNIAKHFKLYHIRSTMIGQALANTYAALGYQVERMNHLGDWGTQFGKLLAAYFKWGDDEKIKADPLTELVHLYVKFHEEAEKNPELEEEGRLWFKKLEDGDEQAVRLWQWFKEESLKEFEKIYRLLGVTFDHYLGESYYGEKMEEVIEELQAKGLLEESEGALVVRLDDYNIPPCIIKKSDGASIYATRDIAAALYRYERFNPEKILYVVDQRQSLHFQQVFAVLERMGYEFAKRCHHIDFGVMKIEGEIGSTRKGKGVLLNEVLEQAIKKAEEIINQKNPTLPNKAEVAKAVGIGAIVFNDLKQHRTREVNFKWDEAFNFEGKTGPYVQYTHARICSLLRRAGDMEIKPVPHPFYEQPLVWEIIYTLYQYPSVLVETVKKDDPSQIAKYLLDLCQLFNRFYAEERIFVDDQDEQRAKLALCRKIALVLRHGLSMLTIEAPEEI
- the spoIIGA gene encoding sigma-E processing peptidase SpoIIGA codes for the protein MQLYLDLIWFLNFCIDYLLLWLTAVLRKLECKKWRLALASFLGSSYVLFLFVPPLQSYYTFWIKMLFSVVIVYVAFGFGSMQRFVKSFFTFYFVSFVSGGGLLAVHYILQSNHQLLKGMVATQSGGYGDLISWLFVAVGFPIMYWFSRSQWQSIERTKLKEQVLVQVQVKVGGQHVNCQGLVDTGNQLYEPFTKKPVMIMEAEVLKAVMPRKLLEAVQEGRAVYEWDKLEVPNLWLARLSLIPYRGVGQGMEMMLAFKPDEVTIITSLGCFQTKQVLIGINDQPLAADGLFQAIVHPDLIGSGQKTRTQFREAIKC
- the sigE gene encoding RNA polymerase sporulation sigma factor SigE, producing MLITKIKMTLMLFWYRLLLFLGIKAEEIYYIGGSEALPPPLTRDEEEHLLSKLSTGDRAVRAMLIERNLRLVVYIARKFENTGINIEDLISIGTIGLIKAVNTFDPDKKIKLATYASRCIENEILMFLRRNNKIRAEVSFDEPLNVDWDGNELLLSDVLGTDNDTIHRGIEEEVEKKLLHKALHKLSEREKTIMELRFGLRDGEEKTQKDVADMLGISQSYISRLEKRIIKRLRKEFKKMM
- a CDS encoding YlmC/YmxH family sporulation protein, whose product is MIKISELQTKDVVNIADGKNLGAVYDLEINLQHGRIDAIICPGPGKFFGLFSNGKDIVIPWRNIIKIGSDVILVKLDSSQYDLEEEKEGQASNPEPPVYRPYSQP
- a CDS encoding acyl-CoA thioesterase; the encoded protein is MNRERRSMNVSRTVLTKIVLPGDTNNHNTLFGGLLMKYIDEVAAIAAKRHTQRDIVTASIDGVHFHKPILSGHIVTLEAYVSSVGHTSVEVFVKIMTEDFRSNEQTIAATSFLTFVALDEHGKPAPVPEVYPETEEQKFVFKDRHARREARQKKRIETNKLIKALGS
- the sigG gene encoding RNA polymerase sporulation sigma factor SigG; amino-acid sequence: MSRHKVEICGVDTSKLPVLTNKEMRELFKQMQNGDYSAREKLINGNLRLVLSVIQRFNNRGEYVDDLFQVGCIGLMKSIDNFDLSQNVKFSTYAVPMIIGEIRRYLRDNNPIRVSRSLRDIAYKALQVRDQLTNEHSREPTVQEISEVLNVPKEDVVFALDAIQDPVSLFEPIYHDGGDPIFVMDQISDDKNKDYQWVEEIALKEAIHRLNEREKAILSMRFFEGKTQMEVANEIGISQAQVSRLEKAAIAQMQKYVQVNL